A single region of the Marinobacter nanhaiticus D15-8W genome encodes:
- a CDS encoding SDR family NAD(P)-dependent oxidoreductase, producing the protein MPQKPAGAVSAVVTGAGSGIGRAFALEIARRGGAVLCSDIDETSAQATADEITASGGRAWATACDVSKLSAVQKLATQAESLLPEPVDLVINNAGIGVGGTPVGETPITDWKWTLGINLWGVIHGCHVFAPLLKKQGYGGIINVASTASYSAAPLMGPYNVSKAGALALSETLAAELAGTGVHVTALCPTLVKTNINANGRIVGKSSKLFDRLMDRFGMAPENVVRMTLDAHQRGDLYVMPQFDARMIWRTKRLFPRTYALGTGMINRFAAARLQ; encoded by the coding sequence TTGCCCCAGAAACCCGCAGGCGCTGTTTCTGCGGTCGTAACCGGTGCCGGCAGTGGAATCGGGCGTGCATTCGCCCTGGAAATTGCCCGTCGCGGTGGCGCGGTCCTGTGTTCGGATATCGATGAAACGTCAGCCCAGGCTACGGCGGACGAAATCACCGCATCCGGCGGCCGGGCCTGGGCCACGGCGTGTGATGTCAGCAAGCTGTCTGCCGTGCAGAAGCTCGCGACCCAGGCCGAATCGCTTCTACCTGAACCTGTCGATCTGGTGATCAACAATGCCGGTATCGGTGTCGGGGGCACGCCGGTGGGGGAGACGCCCATCACCGACTGGAAATGGACCCTGGGCATCAACCTCTGGGGCGTGATCCATGGTTGCCACGTGTTTGCCCCGCTGCTCAAAAAACAGGGTTACGGCGGGATCATCAACGTGGCCTCCACCGCCAGCTATTCGGCGGCGCCGCTCATGGGGCCCTACAACGTCAGCAAGGCGGGCGCCCTGGCCCTGAGCGAGACCCTGGCCGCCGAGTTGGCCGGTACCGGTGTGCACGTCACCGCCCTGTGCCCAACCCTGGTGAAAACCAACATCAACGCCAACGGCAGGATCGTCGGCAAATCCTCGAAACTCTTCGACCGCCTGATGGACCGCTTCGGCATGGCGCCGGAGAACGTTGTGCGCATGACTCTCGACGCCCACCAGCGCGGTGACCTGTATGTGATGCCGCAATTCGATGCACGCATGATCTGGCGCACCAAGCGTCTGTTTCCCCGCACCTACGCGCTGGGCACCGGAATGATCAATCGGTTCGCCGCCGCGCGTCTTCAATAA
- a CDS encoding TetR/AcrR family transcriptional regulator: MTRKPQQERAKATVNAIVEAGFIAMAERGPAATTTRHIAEIAGVGVGSLYEYFDNKEAIFSVMSERFVADTVAMIQPLVPELVRMPIADAVRELLNHFRQFLQENDRRYLNCVQYAMTLDFEMYLEPLQKTLSELVTQYLMHHPETLQIRSIPTMSYIMIHGGIFAVVRHLTDPNPPISFDDLADGLARMVGHYTEQEIQIARMTRDKLSAERQDVDND; encoded by the coding sequence ATGACGAGAAAACCCCAACAGGAACGGGCCAAGGCCACCGTCAACGCCATCGTCGAGGCCGGTTTCATTGCCATGGCCGAGCGCGGACCGGCGGCAACGACCACGCGGCATATTGCTGAAATTGCAGGGGTTGGCGTGGGGTCGCTGTACGAGTACTTCGACAACAAGGAAGCGATCTTCAGCGTCATGTCCGAACGTTTCGTGGCCGACACGGTGGCGATGATCCAGCCGCTGGTCCCCGAGCTTGTTCGGATGCCCATTGCCGATGCCGTCAGGGAGTTGCTCAATCACTTCCGCCAATTCCTGCAGGAAAACGATCGGCGCTACCTGAACTGCGTCCAGTACGCCATGACCCTGGACTTCGAGATGTACCTGGAGCCGCTGCAGAAAACCCTGTCGGAACTGGTCACCCAATACCTGATGCATCACCCGGAAACCCTGCAGATCCGTAGCATTCCGACCATGAGCTACATCATGATCCATGGCGGTATCTTTGCGGTGGTGCGGCACCTGACCGACCCCAACCCGCCGATCAGTTTCGACGACTTGGCGGACGGGCTGGCGCGCATGGTCGGGCACTACACCGAGCAGGAAATCCAGATCGCCAGGATGACCCGCGATAAGTTGTCAGCGGAGAGGCAGGACGTCGACAACGACTAA
- a CDS encoding Yip1 family protein has product MLLKHAFGLFTHPDAEWAEIRREHETPWHVYVAYVLILAAIGPVCAYISTTYFGWTVGSERLIKLSNISAIQLSILTYIAILVGVFALGWMIDWMASTYGAKSEVDKSNGIALAAYAATPLFLAGFALLYPVPWFNALVFLAAAAYAGYLVYDGLPIVMGIPKEQAIVYAGAVLTVALVILVTTRVGSVLIWNYGFAPQFVG; this is encoded by the coding sequence ATGCTTCTCAAACATGCCTTCGGTCTGTTCACCCATCCCGATGCCGAGTGGGCGGAAATCCGCCGAGAGCACGAGACGCCCTGGCACGTCTATGTGGCGTATGTGCTGATCCTGGCGGCCATCGGTCCGGTTTGTGCGTATATATCCACCACCTATTTCGGCTGGACGGTCGGCAGTGAACGACTTATCAAACTGTCGAATATCAGTGCGATCCAACTGAGCATTCTCACCTACATCGCTATCCTGGTGGGGGTATTTGCCCTGGGCTGGATGATCGACTGGATGGCCAGCACCTACGGCGCCAAGAGCGAGGTCGACAAGTCCAACGGGATCGCCCTGGCAGCCTACGCGGCGACGCCGCTGTTCCTCGCCGGTTTTGCACTGCTTTATCCGGTGCCCTGGTTCAACGCGCTGGTATTCCTGGCGGCAGCGGCCTACGCCGGCTATCTGGTGTACGACGGGCTGCCCATCGTCATGGGTATCCCCAAGGAACAGGCGATTGTCTATGCCGGTGCCGTCCTCACCGTGGCGCTGGTGATTTTGGTCACCACCCGGGTCGGTTCGGTGCTGATCTGGAACTACGGCTTCGCGCCCCAGTTCGTCGGTTAG